One genomic window of Halolamina sediminis includes the following:
- a CDS encoding H/ACA ribonucleoprotein complex subunit GAR1 produces the protein MERVGTVARTAQGLAIARCPDADHPPIGRTVVDESLDTVGRVVDVFGPVDKPYVAVTPNDRSGLAALVGQKLYAR, from the coding sequence ATGGAGCGAGTCGGCACGGTCGCCCGGACCGCACAGGGGCTCGCGATCGCGCGCTGTCCGGACGCCGACCACCCCCCAATCGGCCGCACGGTCGTCGACGAGAGCCTCGACACGGTCGGGCGCGTCGTCGACGTGTTCGGCCCCGTGGACAAGCCCTACGTCGCGGTCACGCCGAACGATCGCTCGGGGCTCGCCGCGCTGGTCGGCCAGAAGCTCTACGCGCGCTGA
- a CDS encoding PGF-CTERM-anchored ABC transporter substrate-binding protein — protein sequence MRTRTTLLIVLCTLLAGVAPAGAVGAVDAPTAHASVDNAAVQQSVPDCSYPLSSTDATGTEVTIEEAPETVTTLGPSAAQTMWEIGGKEQVVGLGQNAQYLAGADSRTNVSAAGFGYSTEAVVGTEADLVLAANVVSNDTVAALRDAGMTVYKFESATSIEDVADKTALIGRLTGNCQGAAETNAWMNANVDTAREVTADSDRPRVLVPLGGGFVVGNETFIDAMVTAAGGENVAAERYGSGYSEASDEVIVELDPEIIVFQPWMASYIGQEPFSLTTAGQNNASVVVNANYLNQPAPRSVVYATRNLTEGFHPDAVASAEWTARGDVNVATATPTPTETVAMSETATATETTMSADTTETSGPGFGAGAAVAALGAGAALLGRRD from the coding sequence ATGCGAACGCGAACAACGCTGTTGATCGTACTGTGTACGCTTCTCGCTGGTGTCGCCCCGGCGGGCGCCGTCGGAGCAGTGGACGCGCCGACGGCCCACGCGAGCGTCGACAACGCCGCGGTCCAGCAGTCGGTCCCCGACTGCTCCTACCCGCTCTCATCGACCGACGCGACGGGGACCGAAGTGACGATCGAGGAGGCGCCCGAGACCGTCACCACGCTGGGGCCGAGCGCCGCTCAGACGATGTGGGAGATCGGCGGCAAGGAGCAGGTCGTCGGACTCGGCCAGAACGCCCAGTACCTCGCGGGCGCCGACAGCCGGACGAACGTCTCCGCGGCCGGGTTCGGCTACAGCACCGAGGCGGTCGTCGGGACCGAGGCTGACCTGGTGCTCGCGGCCAACGTCGTGAGCAACGACACCGTGGCCGCGCTGCGTGACGCGGGGATGACGGTGTACAAGTTCGAGTCGGCCACCTCCATCGAGGACGTGGCGGACAAGACCGCGCTCATCGGCCGGCTCACCGGCAACTGTCAGGGGGCCGCCGAGACCAACGCCTGGATGAACGCGAACGTCGACACCGCGAGGGAGGTCACCGCCGACAGTGACCGACCGCGCGTACTCGTCCCGCTCGGCGGCGGCTTCGTCGTCGGCAACGAGACGTTCATCGACGCGATGGTGACCGCCGCGGGCGGCGAGAACGTCGCCGCCGAGCGGTACGGCAGCGGCTACTCCGAGGCGTCCGACGAGGTGATCGTCGAACTCGATCCCGAGATCATCGTGTTCCAGCCGTGGATGGCCAGCTACATCGGACAGGAGCCGTTCTCGCTGACGACCGCGGGCCAGAACAACGCCAGCGTGGTCGTGAACGCGAACTACCTCAACCAGCCCGCCCCGCGCTCGGTGGTGTACGCCACCCGGAACCTCACCGAGGGGTTCCACCCCGACGCGGTTGCGAGCGCTGAGTGGACCGCACGGGGCGACGTGAACGTCGCGACGGCGACTCCGACGCCGACCGAGACGGTCGCGATGTCCGAGACCGCGACGGCGACCGAGACGACGATGTCGGCTGACACGACGGAGACCTCCGGCCCCGGCTTCGGCGCGGGTGCCGCCGTGGCCGCCCTCGGCGCGGGTGCGGCGCTGCTCGGCCGCCGCGACTGA
- a CDS encoding PUA domain-containing protein codes for MAKTSRADLRTTADYQFGRGAGEALFPAAAHLEIDYSTGGRPSQIHAPDGRLASMGTDGRFTLGFAGGRRLHDQLDAAAYRVYVGDESEPFVRDGENTFAKFIDRCGEEIRAGDEVLVLHESGELLGVGRAELAASEILDFETGMAVMVREGVDEYVDSSS; via the coding sequence ATGGCCAAGACCTCGCGTGCGGACCTGCGGACCACGGCCGACTATCAGTTCGGCCGTGGCGCCGGGGAGGCGCTGTTCCCCGCGGCGGCCCACCTCGAAATCGACTACTCCACCGGCGGCCGGCCCAGCCAGATCCACGCCCCGGACGGCCGGCTGGCGTCGATGGGCACCGACGGCCGCTTCACCCTCGGCTTCGCGGGCGGGCGGCGGCTCCACGACCAGCTCGACGCGGCGGCGTACCGCGTCTATGTCGGCGACGAGTCCGAACCGTTCGTCCGCGACGGCGAGAACACGTTCGCGAAGTTCATCGATCGGTGTGGGGAGGAGATCCGGGCGGGCGACGAGGTGCTGGTGCTCCACGAGAGCGGGGAGCTACTCGGTGTCGGCCGGGCGGAGCTGGCGGCGTCGGAGATTCTGGATTTCGAGACGGGGATGGCGGTGATGGTCCGGGAGGGCGTCGATGAGTACGTAGATTCCTCTTCGTAG
- a CDS encoding presenilin family intramembrane aspartyl protease PSH — MSSRAFRGTAFAAVVFLLVQLGALALVPSFEASGYQQFENPQDPTNSLIYILLILVMTVLMLAAFKYDFDWVVRAFVVFTSGLLAWYVLGVFLPAIAAIPLSALIAVALWVYPEWYVIDAAGVVMGAGAAGLFGISFGILPAIVLLAVLAVYDAISVYGTEHMLELAEGVMDLRVPVVLVIPLTLGFSILSEDEEADAEADEGTDTDDDTESDPSVSDEAAVEGEGPDVADRDAFFIGLGDAVMPTVLVASAAHFSPAAPLDIGIDLALNLPALTAMIGTFLGLFVLLRMVFAGRAHAGLPLLNGGAIGGYLVGSVAAGVPILTALGL, encoded by the coding sequence ATGAGTTCTCGTGCGTTCCGCGGGACGGCCTTCGCCGCCGTCGTCTTCCTGCTCGTCCAGCTGGGTGCGCTGGCGTTGGTCCCCTCCTTCGAGGCCAGCGGCTACCAGCAGTTCGAGAACCCGCAGGATCCGACGAACAGTCTGATCTACATCCTGCTGATCCTGGTGATGACGGTGCTGATGCTCGCGGCGTTCAAGTACGACTTCGACTGGGTCGTCCGGGCGTTCGTCGTGTTCACCAGCGGCCTGCTGGCGTGGTACGTACTGGGTGTGTTCCTCCCCGCGATCGCCGCGATCCCCCTCTCCGCGCTGATCGCGGTCGCGCTGTGGGTGTACCCCGAGTGGTACGTCATCGACGCCGCGGGGGTGGTGATGGGCGCCGGCGCCGCGGGGCTGTTCGGCATCAGCTTCGGCATTCTGCCGGCGATCGTGCTGCTCGCGGTGCTGGCGGTGTACGACGCCATCTCGGTGTACGGCACCGAGCACATGCTCGAACTCGCGGAGGGCGTGATGGATCTCCGGGTGCCGGTGGTGCTGGTGATCCCGCTCACGTTGGGGTTCTCGATCTTGTCCGAGGACGAGGAAGCTGACGCGGAGGCCGACGAGGGCACCGACACGGACGACGACACCGAGAGCGACCCGTCGGTCTCCGACGAGGCCGCCGTCGAGGGCGAAGGGCCGGACGTGGCCGACCGCGACGCGTTCTTCATCGGACTGGGCGACGCGGTGATGCCGACGGTGCTCGTCGCCAGCGCCGCCCACTTCTCGCCCGCCGCCCCGCTCGATATCGGGATCGACCTCGCGCTGAACCTCCCCGCGCTGACGGCGATGATCGGGACGTTCCTGGGCCTGTTCGTGCTCCTGCGGATGGTGTTCGCCGGGCGCGCCCACGCCGGCCTGCCGCTGCTCAACGGCGGCGCCATCGGCGGGTATCTCGTGGGCTCGGTCGCCGCCGGCGTGCCGATCCTGACGGCACTCGGTCTATAG
- a CDS encoding pyridoxamine 5'-phosphate oxidase family protein codes for MAIVEGAGARRKSVSKGWGSHAMAAPVGKPSTWIISVGRLSAERMTAIRMNEAEIDTLLKQQGVGVLSLAADADSYAVPESFGYDGDHLYFQLVYDDDSEKYQYLDKTELVTFTVFSEDPARSVVVRGRLEPVSADEELLAAEAIAENADIPTLNVMPETRISALTAEHHRLVPEEMSGRAFDGSPT; via the coding sequence TTGGCCATAGTCGAGGGGGCGGGCGCTCGGCGGAAAAGCGTCTCGAAGGGCTGGGGCAGCCACGCGATGGCCGCTCCTGTCGGGAAACCATCAACGTGGATCATAAGTGTCGGAAGGCTCTCCGCCGAGAGGATGACTGCGATCCGGATGAACGAGGCGGAGATAGATACCCTTCTGAAGCAGCAAGGTGTCGGCGTGCTCTCTCTGGCGGCCGATGCGGACAGCTACGCGGTTCCCGAATCGTTCGGCTACGACGGGGACCACCTCTACTTCCAACTCGTGTACGACGACGATAGTGAGAAGTACCAGTACCTCGATAAGACGGAGCTCGTGACGTTCACCGTGTTCTCCGAGGACCCGGCTCGAAGCGTCGTCGTCCGCGGCAGGCTGGAACCCGTTTCGGCCGACGAGGAGCTCCTCGCGGCGGAGGCGATCGCGGAGAACGCCGACATCCCGACGCTGAACGTGATGCCGGAGACGCGGATAAGCGCGCTCACCGCCGAACACCACCGGCTCGTTCCCGAAGAGATGTCGGGCCGGGCCTTCGACGGCTCACCTACCTGA
- the dapA gene encoding 4-hydroxy-tetrahydrodipicolinate synthase, translating to MTTPFSGVYPAMTTPFREDRRIDHDRLAADARRLEAAGVDGLVPVGSTGESATLTHDEHARVVETVVDAVDDVPVIAGAGSNATHEAVSLAEDAEEAGADAVLLISPYYNKPEAAGYLDHYRTIADSVDLPGIVYNVPSRTGRNVPVDVVAELAEHPNVQGYKAASGDLGRVSEVIERTRDETFSVLSGDDGLTLPICSLGGTGAISVVANVEPERTGAMVGAVAENQRFSAANQKSKISGDAAASDMARARELHYELEPLIRDLFVETNPIPVTEAMAIREDHPPYVRSPLTRLSEEHREALRETLADLAGGEPEVTT from the coding sequence ATGACGACACCGTTCAGCGGGGTCTACCCCGCCATGACCACTCCCTTCCGGGAGGACCGACGCATCGACCACGACCGACTCGCCGCCGACGCGCGGCGCCTCGAAGCCGCGGGCGTCGACGGGCTCGTCCCCGTCGGCTCCACCGGCGAGTCCGCGACGCTGACCCACGACGAGCACGCGCGGGTCGTCGAGACCGTCGTCGACGCCGTCGACGATGTCCCGGTGATCGCCGGCGCGGGCTCGAACGCGACCCACGAGGCCGTTTCCCTCGCCGAAGACGCCGAAGAAGCCGGGGCCGACGCCGTCCTGCTTATCTCGCCGTACTACAACAAGCCCGAGGCCGCGGGCTACCTCGACCACTACCGCACCATCGCCGACAGCGTCGACCTGCCGGGGATCGTCTACAACGTCCCCTCCCGGACGGGGCGGAACGTCCCCGTCGACGTGGTGGCCGAACTCGCCGAACACCCGAACGTCCAGGGGTACAAGGCCGCCAGCGGCGACCTCGGCCGCGTCTCCGAGGTGATCGAACGGACGCGCGACGAGACGTTCTCGGTGCTCTCCGGCGACGACGGGCTCACGCTTCCGATCTGCTCGCTGGGCGGAACGGGAGCGATCAGCGTCGTCGCCAACGTCGAGCCCGAGCGCACGGGCGCGATGGTCGGCGCCGTCGCCGAGAACCAAAGGTTCTCGGCTGCCAACCAGAAATCGAAGATTTCTGGTGACGCCGCTGCCAGCGACATGGCCCGCGCCCGCGAGCTCCACTACGAGCTCGAACCCCTGATTCGCGACCTGTTCGTCGAGACCAACCCCATTCCGGTGACGGAGGCGATGGCGATCCGCGAGGACCACCCGCCGTACGTGCGCTCGCCGCTGACTCGGCTCTCCGAGGAACACCGTGAGGCGCTCCGCGAGACGCTCGCCGACCTCGCGGGCGGCGAGCCAGAGGTGACCACCTGA
- the srp19 gene encoding signal recognition particle subunit SRP19 — MIENVVYPAYLDADYSRSEGRRVPEDEAVEDPSVDEIAKAVQQVGYDAVIERDKSYPREYEQRGRVLVQGAEDATKNDLVQAIAAYVAILRD, encoded by the coding sequence ATGATCGAGAACGTCGTCTACCCCGCGTACCTCGACGCGGACTACAGCCGGTCGGAGGGGCGGCGCGTCCCCGAGGACGAGGCGGTCGAAGACCCGTCGGTCGACGAGATCGCGAAGGCGGTCCAGCAGGTCGGCTACGACGCCGTCATCGAGCGGGACAAGAGCTACCCCCGGGAGTACGAGCAGCGCGGCCGCGTGCTCGTTCAGGGCGCCGAGGACGCCACGAAGAACGACCTCGTGCAGGCGATCGCGGCGTACGTCGCGATCCTGCGGGACTGA
- a CDS encoding LabA-like NYN domain-containing protein, translating into MTEIHEGQRVAVLADAQNLYHTAQSLYSRNIDYSGLLEKAVMDRELVRALAYVIRADSPEEESFFEALSEIGFERKIKEIKTFGDGSQKADWDVGIVLDAVTLAEKVDTLVLASGDGDFARLCTHLRHEGVRVEVFCFESSTAEELIDAADAFHDMAEREEEFLL; encoded by the coding sequence ATGACGGAGATTCACGAGGGCCAACGCGTCGCGGTACTCGCCGACGCGCAGAACCTCTATCACACGGCCCAGAGCCTCTACTCGCGGAACATCGACTACTCGGGACTGCTGGAGAAGGCAGTGATGGACCGCGAGCTCGTGCGGGCGCTAGCGTACGTGATCCGCGCGGACTCGCCCGAGGAGGAGTCCTTCTTCGAGGCGCTTTCGGAGATCGGCTTCGAACGCAAGATCAAGGAGATCAAGACGTTCGGCGACGGCTCACAGAAGGCCGACTGGGACGTGGGAATCGTGCTCGACGCGGTGACGCTGGCTGAGAAGGTGGACACGCTGGTGCTGGCCTCCGGCGACGGCGACTTCGCGCGGCTCTGTACCCACCTCCGTCACGAGGGTGTGCGGGTAGAGGTGTTCTGCTTCGAGAGCTCGACCGCCGAGGAGTTGATCGATGCCGCCGACGCGTTCCACGATATGGCCGAGCGGGAGGAGGAGTTCCTGCTGTGA